The window TTCTTGTCTAGTCCTGTTAGAACTGAAATACCTGATGAACACTACTTTTGATAAAGAAACTGCTTTAGCTATTCTTGATTGCAACAATATAGAAGAAGCTTTAGAATTGCTTGTTGTGCTGAAAGAAAAGTCTATTAGGGAGCGAATTAAGTGTGATCCTAACTTTGCCACTTCTCCCATCTTTATCACTGATAAacattatgagttttctgttgatccTGAACTGATTACTTTGGTTgattctgatcctttctatggtactgaatctgaaactgttatggcacatcttactaagttgaatgatattgcCACTctctttgctcatgaggaaaagattcgttactactatattcttaagttgttccctttttcattaaagggtgatgctcaggcttggtacaatactcttacttCTGCTTGTGTGTGtagtctccaggatatgatttactacttccctaaaaaatatttccctgctcataataaacaagctgccttgcagaaaatatttaactttgtgcaggttgaagaagagagtttcccacaagtttggggaggcttctccagctacttaatgctttgccagatcatcctcttaagaaaaatgaaatacttaatatcttcTATAATGGTATAAATGATGATTCtagggactacctagatagttgtgttgcgtgtgttttcagggaatgaactattaCTCAAGCGGAGGAATTATTAATGAATATATTAAAGAATGATAATGAATGGACACTTACTGAACCACCgcttaaacctactccgaagaagaggggtattctatttctcagtcttgctACACTTGTTACAAATCTGATACTGTTACTATTACCGTTATCATTGCTACTTTGGTTACTCACTATCGAACTATCAAACTAGTTTACTAATAATCACTTTGTTCCAGATATTTATcctccaggtatggttgaattgacaactcaactgctaatacttaagaatatttttTGTCtcttcttgtgtcgaatcaataaatttgggttgaatactctaccctcgaaaactgttgtgatctcctatacttgtgagttatcatggGCTAATTTGACAACCCCCATGCGTACATCTATGGACGTGTTTGGGCGCTATCCAGGCGTGTTCACTTCAAACCCTTATTTGTTTGTGCGCCCAGCCATGCCCCTCACTTTTAGCCCATGTCTAGTCACATGCATATAATTGATGGGGTGGAGGgagaaagaaaaaacaaacaaaGAAAGTTCTTCGGGGACTGGATAGGACAATTTAAGGGCCCCATGgggttatttttcttcttcttctctctgcTCCATTGTTACACTGTCCAGTTGGGTTGTCCGTCGGGACCTATAGGGGAAAGTGATGGAAAGTGTTGGCTCCCGTTGTAGATGCACTGACCAGCAGTGGACTTCCATGTGAACATCATTATTTGCAGGCTGGACCCATGTCACCCACCGGGATGTAGAAATAAGATACCCCTGCTCTTATCCCTGCTATTTCTCTATCCTTCTATTAGCTTATTCATATGGTTGGTGTGGGTTGGCATCATTGCTAGCAAAATCGTAGTCTCCTGGTTTCTCTGCTGAGTTGCTCAACTATTTTCTGTATCCACGAGCTTCCATGAGGGCGGAGGAGGGGAGTGGAGGGAAGAAATCAGTGTCAATTATGATCTGATCGGAACTCCGGCGCGGCCATGATCGAATTAACTGTGGTTGCCACGGTGGCGGCGAAGGTCGCGCCTAAGCTCACCGGTTTCTTTCTGAGAAGACGGAGGCTGCTGGCGGAACTGGAGCATGACATCGAACACATCCAAAGGGAGTGTTCGATCATTGCTGCCGCCATCACAGATGATGGTAATCATCAGCATGCAAGCGACGCCGCAGAGGCGCATCAGGAATGGATCAAGATCGTGCGTGACCTGGCGTACGACATTGACGATTGCATCGACCGCTTCATACACCGCATCTCGACGGCGCCCGTCGCCGACGCGGGGTGGATCCGTCGGAAAGCTCACTGGCTGAAGACGGTGCGGGCCCGTGGCAAGTTTACTGCGGCGATCGTCCGTCTCAGGAAGCGGTCAGACGAGGCGTCGGAGCTGAGAAAGAAGTACACCGATCTAGCGTATGGACATGGCCGGGCCACCGCAGTCTTTGATTCATGGGCGCATGAAGTGAAGCCGGAGCCGGAGATGTACACCGATAACCCCGTGGGCACGGACGCGGCCGAGGAGGAGCTCATGGAGCTGATAAGGGGAAGTTCGACGCAAGGTCACCAACCCAAGGAGAAGCTCAAGGTGATCTCCGTCGTCGGATTCGGTGGCATCGGCAAGTCTCAACTTGCCAAGCGTGTGTACGACAGACTTGACGACGAGAGCCAATACCCGGCACGGGCTTGGGTTCGAGCTGCAGAGAAAGGCCCAGAAGATCTTCTCCAAGCGATACTGCAGGAACTTGGAGCGCATACAACCACCATTAGCGCAAGCTCCAGCAACACCAAGCTCTGTGCAACCATACAGAAGCGCCTTGGGACCCAGAGGTACAAGAAATTTCCTACCCAGTTATGCTTCCATTGGATTTCTCGACTCATGTTTCTATGCTCTACAACATGCTTACCCACTACCCAGTATCCACAACACTAGAGTATCATCTATATTATAGCCATATAAAATGCATCTTTATTTTAGCACAATTTGATGCAaccagcaattgccacatttttggaggatgGAATTCTTTTGTTAATCTCATTGTCGCAACATGTGATACAACCTTAAAAGTTATTAATTTCTCGACTCTGACAGCAAGCACAAGTTCTCAACATTAACACTAACATCTTTTCCACCTATAGCACCTTCCATTCACTGATCTATATCCATACAATGTATGGCTTGCTGGAAGTTCAACAGTAACCCAAGTACCCAAATTGTACAAATATTAGACACAAACTCTACAAATCGTTTTAGAAGATGAGTCATAGGGAGCGTCCAAGCACAGTGGCAGAACTGCTGGAGCAGAGTACAGGAGAACAAGCTGAATAACTCAGACGCTCTAAGCAAGAGCGCCGCCGAGCTGCACGATTCAGTAGCCCAGAGTGGACTGCTTGATCTGACGGTTGGCTGTGTAGTCGCCTAGTCGGTGCGTCGTCGACAGCTGTCCCGGTCCTTAAGCGAGAGTTGTTTGCTTTGGGGTTGTTTTTTGCCATTGGAAAAGCTTGTGACCTGTAACTCTGCTCTTCTCCTCTTCCCCTGAAATTCTCAATCTGCTGCACTCTTCCTTCTCTGAATTCTACTCTCTGTCTCTTCAACTCTGTATCCTGTGAAGAGAGAAATACCAATCGGGTGGGCGCGTATGCTGGTTCATAACACATGACGAATGTTAAACAACATGAAAGTATAAAAGAAAATTAGAAGAATCTAAATTTTCATATATTAGTATGTCTTTTGTTTTCAAGCACAAAGGAGATTTTTGCGTACTCAATAAAAGATCAAACTTCAGTGCTATAATGAAGCGTCTTTTAGCAATACTACTTCGGTTTCCTTGTGCTATCGATAGTTGCTTGGCCTCAAGATTCTAAGTCGTTTCTTTTTAGCAATATAACTTCGATTTCCTTGTGCTATCCAATAGTTGCTTTGCCTGAAGATTCTAACTCGTTTCTCTTACTTATAGGTTCTTAATTGTAATCGATGACATGCGGGAAGACTTTTGGGTCGATATAAAAGATGCTTTCCCTGTTGTTCCTGGGGTCGACAGTAGAGTTCTCGTCACGACGGCCAGGCAGACCATAGCAATCAAAAGCAGCAGTAGTGATGGTCATGTGTATGTAATGAGAACTCTTGCCGACGATCATTCAAGACAACTGTTCTGTGAGGAAGCTTCCTTGGTGTATCCACCATCAGTGGGTGATACGAAGCTAAGTTCAGAGGTAATAAAGAGATGTGATGGTCTGCCCCTTGCACTTGTGACCACAGCACGGTTGTTGCACGGTGAATCCAGACCGGAACAATGGGCAGATCTGGGAGGAAACCTTGGAGAACATCTGGAGAACAATAAGAAGTTAGCCAGTATGAATGGTGTGCTCGTCCGTAGCTACACCGGCCTAAGTAAGCAACATATCAAGACATGCTTGTTATATCTGGGTATTTACCCAAGTGGCCGCCCAATCAGAAGAGGAAGCCTGATAAGGCGATGGTCCGCTGAAGGTTTCATCACTGCAGAGCACAAACGCAGTGCCCGAGAGGTCGCTTTTGCCAATTTTAACGAGCTGGTCGACTCGAGCATCATCCATCCTATTgatgtcagcagcagcagcagagcagaGGTGAAGGCATGCCAAACTCACGGCATAATGCTCGAGTTCCTCCTGCACAAGTCCATGTGTGAGAATTTTGTTACCTTGTTGTACGATGATGTTCCCCCACCCAGTAAAGTCCGCTGGCTTTCTCTGCATAGTGGAAGTGCTGCTAGCTCCAGAATAAATCCAAATGATGTACCCTTTCTCCGTTCTCTGACGATCTTCGGCAAGGCGCACAAATCTGTCTTCAATTTTTCCAAGTATAAACTGATGAGAGTTTTGGATTTAGAAGAGTGCCATGAACTCATGGAGGACAAGCATCTCAAGGGGATATGCAGCAATCTGGTGCTACTCAGGTACCTAAGCCTCCGGGGCGCTTCTAAAATTACAGTTCTCCCCAAAGAGGTCAAGAAGCTTCAACTTTTGGAGACACTGGATGTAAGAGGAACGAATATAGATATTCTCCCCACACAAGTCATGCAACTAC is drawn from Triticum dicoccoides isolate Atlit2015 ecotype Zavitan chromosome 4A, WEW_v2.0, whole genome shotgun sequence and contains these coding sequences:
- the LOC119288400 gene encoding disease resistance protein RGA4-like; amino-acid sequence: MIELTVVATVAAKVAPKLTGFFLRRRRLLAELEHDIEHIQRECSIIAAAITDDGNHQHASDAAEAHQEWIKIVRDLAYDIDDCIDRFIHRISTAPVADAGWIRRKAHWLKTVRARGKFTAAIVRLRKRSDEASELRKKYTDLAYGHGRATAVFDSWAHEVKPEPEMYTDNPVGTDAAEEELMELIRGSSTQGHQPKEKLKVISVVGFGGIGKSQLAKRVYDRLDDESQYPARAWVRAAEKGPEDLLQAILQELGAHTTTISASSSNTKLCATIQKRLGTQRFLIVIDDMREDFWVDIKDAFPVVPGVDSRVLVTTARQTIAIKSSSSDGHVYVMRTLADDHSRQLFCEEASLVYPPSVGDTKLSSEVIKRCDGLPLALVTTARLLHGESRPEQWADLGGNLGEHLENNKKLASMNGVLVRSYTGLSKQHIKTCLLYLGIYPSGRPIRRGSLIRRWSAEGFITAEHKRSAREVAFANFNELVDSSIIHPIDVSSSSRAEVKACQTHGIMLEFLLHKSMCENFVTLLYDDVPPPSKVRWLSLHSGSAASSRINPNDVPFLRSLTIFGKAHKSVFNFSKYKLMRVLDLEECHELMEDKHLKGICSNLVLLRYLSLRGASKITVLPKEVKKLQLLETLDVRGTNIDILPTQVMQLQSLLHLFGKFKLPQGIGGRKMRKLQAWLQEEENSKLQTVAGFVVDGKSQGFAQLMGEMKKLTKVKIWCESTTDASNYLSHLSEAIKEFIERGTDPNKARSLSLNMNGAWSQGFLNFSLESDPSCYVSSLKLQGNNISSLPPFVTMLGGLTKLCLSFSHLQLSSGILEALNSISGLKYLKLNATRMDNLVIEEDALGSLKRLCIVVELITGLVIEEGALPDLESLQLLCKDLNGFSSTRIQCLPRLKEVTLHDGVSEGTKKEWKGAIKNHSRHPKLLFVTKQMVDDHFKPMRTEAAPEISPEETAVDAMVVESEPVENSESSGAPHTDTALLVPTQPTDMSTQQSVQVVTSEMVDAQDLMGTESAMETSPVAISTNTTENIDVESEHALNSESLVAPPTDMMLPMTTPSDVISTEQSVQLSGGCQHNDDGKDLDNIEDPKDFATENGLSKESYKVNMEGVACLEDLDMKDGTQKQGLKTKQRLRARLLSLVKIGVFRHTRRQGRLVHRLD